A single region of the Acipenser ruthenus chromosome 57, fAciRut3.2 maternal haplotype, whole genome shotgun sequence genome encodes:
- the LOC117967237 gene encoding zinc finger protein OZF-like, giving the protein MEITDLTIVESKEIPELEPVHIKEESVELECDHITEEVSKENKVDTLEENIVKMESSRCEDYPPEQVCMKPNQPVSEDTGSSVGEEGTVLGSIQRKHHPPQERAADGKEEGAMPSTSSTAYLGRRTSTPAPQSKISSDGKLQRKQKHRESTPQNEYVKKLRTRSVQNLSAQDSRPLPVGYTATSHPDSSATQGNFISLQTPQQIPLEQILYHCTERGTNFSDRGKLKIHQHSQTGEKAFQCADCGKSFNQKCNLQKHQLTHTGEKLYECPDCGRRFTQKVSLQSHQLTHTGEKPYECPDCGRRFTQKANLQSHQLTHLTEKPFHCADCGRSFCQKQGLQRHQVTHSTDKPFYCADCGKGFNRKTLLQAHQRIHTGEKSFHCADCGKGFNRKSYLQTHQRIHKGEKPFHCADCGRSFNWKGSLQTHQLTHTGEKPYECPDCGKSFSHKCNLQRHQLTHTG; this is encoded by the exons atggagattacagacctgacaattgtagaaagtaaagagatccctgaacttgaacctgtccacattaaagaggagtccgtagagctggagtgtgatcacatcacagaggaagttagtaaagaaaataaagtcgATACGCTGGAGGAGAATATAGTTAAGATGGAATCTAGCCGCTGTGAAGATTATCCTCCTGAACAGGTCTGCATGAAACCCAATCAGCCTGTCTCTGAAGACACTGGTTCTAGTGTTGGAGAAGAGggcactgtgctggggtccattcagaggaaacatcacccccctcaggaaagagctgcagatggaaaggaggaaggagcgatgccgtccacgagcagcacagcat ATCTAGGTAGACGCACCTCCACTCCAGCACCCCAGAGCAAAATCTCTTCTGATGGGAAACTGCAGCGTAAGCAGAAACACAGGGAGTCGACACCCCAAAATGAATATGTGAAGAAACTGAGAACTCGCTCAGTTCAGAATCTTTCTGCACAAGATAGTCGACCACTTCCTGTGGGATATACAGCGACTTCACATCCAGACAGTTCTGCAACCCAGGGCAACTTCATTTCCCTGCAAACTCCCCAGCAGATTCCTTTAGAGCAGATcttgtatcactgtactgaacgTGGCACCAATTTCAGTGACCGTGGAAAGCTGAAAATACACCAGCATAGTCAAACGGGGGAGAAAGCGTTTCagtgtgctgattgtgggaagagttttaatcagaaatgcaaccttcaaaaacaccagctaactcacacaggagagaaactgtatgagtgtcctgactgtgggaggcgttTTACTCAGAAAGTAAGCCTTCAATCACATCagctaactcacacaggagagaaaccgtatgagtgtcctgactgtgggaggcgttTTACTCAGAAAGCAAACCTTCAATCACATCAGCTAACTCACCTTACAGAAAAACCATTTCattgtgctgattgtgggaggaGTTTTTGTCAGAAACAAGGACTTCAAAGACACCAGGtaactcacagtacagataaaccattttattgtgctgattgtgggaaaggttTTAATCGTAAAACTTTACttcaagcacaccagcgaattcacacgggagagaaatcgtttcactgtgctgattgtgggaaaggttTTAATCGGAAATCTtaccttcaaacacaccagcgaattcacaagggagagaagccgtttcactgtgctgattgtgggaggagttttaatTGGAAAGGAAGCCTTCAAacacaccagctaactcacacaggagagaaaccgtatgagtgtcctgactgtgggaagagttttagtcaTAAATGTAATCTTCAAagacaccagctaactcacacaggatag